A region from the Tachysurus vachellii isolate PV-2020 chromosome 25, HZAU_Pvac_v1, whole genome shotgun sequence genome encodes:
- the LOC132840020 gene encoding protein rapunzel-like, which produces MADKGQIKHTAAVVLGCLESVSSFAETFNPLFGIVTTLVGAARKGLVDDDTSKLEKDFQQIHEKLESISEQNKQLLDQIHTAEITINYGNLERNIEHQYRGFKNMVDRIRIDPEKSERYREDFKKIYRKQKGHQNLNRYYDAIMEDQGPFGRPLLIFYLEHYKKNKEIMEAKCSHLAYLFHIGLIALMAYYVVTEDNEDEFREEWGQKVFNIQTKMQEVLEECN; this is translated from the coding sequence ATGGCAGACAAGGGGCAAATCAAACATACTGCAGCCGTAGTGCTGGGTTGCTTGGAGAGTGTGTCTTCATTCGCCGAGACCTTCAACCCTCTGTTTGGCATCGTCACCACACTGGTTGGTGCAGCGAGGAAAGGCCTGGTGGATGATGACACAAGCAAGCTGGAGAAGGACTTCCAGCAAATTCATGAGAAGTTGGAGAGCATCTCTGAGCAGaacaagcagctgctggacCAGATCCACACTGCTGAGATTACCATAAACTATGGTAATTTGGAAAGGAACATCGAGCACCAGTATCGAGGCTTCAAGAACATGGTGGATCGCATCAGGATAGACCCCGAAAAAAGTGAGCGTTATAGAGAGGATTTCAAGAAAATCTATAGAAAACAAAAAGGCCACCAGAATTTGAACAGGTATTATGATGCCATCATGGAAGACCAGGGTCCTTTTGGGAGGCCGCTACTGATATTTTATCTAGAGCACTACAAGAAGAACAAGGAGATTATGGAGGCAAAATGCTCTCATCTGGCCTACCTCTTCCACATCGGCCTCATAGCACTGATGGCCTACTATGTGGTCACTGAGGATAATGAGGATGAGTTCAGGGAAGAATGGGGCCAAAAGGTCTTTAACATTCAGACCAAGATGCAAGAAGTCCTGGAAGAGTGTAACTAG